The Dyadobacter sp. 676 DNA window CCCCAAACGAAACCTGAGTCGATTGGGCAAGGCAAAATATATCCATTCGTATCTGTTGAGAAACCTTGAAATCACCCGCCCCAACCAGGTTTGGGCTTTGGATATCAGCTATATTCCTATGAAGCACGGCTTTATGTACCTGACTGCGGTTATGGATTTGTACAGCCGTTACATTGTCGGTTGGCAACTATCCAACAGCCTGGAAAAAGAAACCCAGACAGAGCTTTTACACGCAACAATATCCCAACATGGCAAGCCGGAAATCATCAATAGCGATCAGGGGGCACAATACACCTGCGAGCATTGGGTTAGCACACTAAATGATCTAAAAATCCGGATCAGTATGGATGGGAAAGGGAGAGCAACCGACAACGCACATATCGAACGGTGGTTCCGCACAATAAAACAAAAATATATCTATCTGAATCCGGAGAAAAATGGCCTTGACCTTTACCAAGGGATAGATCGATTTGTATCACATTACAATGCAAGGAAGCATCAGGGTATTGGCCGCAAGAAACCGATGAACCTTTATTTGAGTGCAGCTTAATTTAAATTAACAATAGCCAATCGCTGGTCTTAAAAATAGGGAGTAGTTCAGTCCGAAATATATAAACTCCATCGCTTGAGCTTCAGCATAGATATGTGCAAGGCGCGCTGTCTTCTTCCTCGTAACAACAGGCTCCATAGAAGGACTTTTTCGCTTTGGTCAGCCCTGTTGCAAAATCTTGCTTCGATTCTCGTACAGTCTGTTACAATCTCTCGGCCGATGTTCGGGGAAGCAGTCCAACAATTCGCTGGTAAAGAGAGGTTTTTCGGGATAGGGTCAACCACAAATACATTATGCCCGTTTTCTAACAGCTTATGCAAGTCCGACAACTCGTGAAGTTCCACTTTTCCCCCTGTGTTTATCAGTCAGATCCCTTTG harbors:
- a CDS encoding IS3 family transposase encodes the protein MKERMALIDNSHPLSIRRQAQILSINRSQLYYRPAGEREENLALMEKMDKIFLSDPTLGVLGMQDELAEMGMNYNVKRIRRLLRKMAIEPIYPKRNLSRLGKAKYIHSYLLRNLEITRPNQVWALDISYIPMKHGFMYLTAVMDLYSRYIVGWQLSNSLEKETQTELLHATISQHGKPEIINSDQGAQYTCEHWVSTLNDLKIRISMDGKGRATDNAHIERWFRTIKQKYIYLNPEKNGLDLYQGIDRFVSHYNARKHQGIGRKKPMNLYLSAA